GAGACGGTGCGACGCGCCCTGGCGATGCCCGGCGCCGAGTCGGCGGGCCTGGCTCGCGCGGGAGCGCTCTACGCGGCCGCCGCGCTGATCGCCTCCGACACGGGAGGTCAGAGAGGGGCCGACGAATTCTTCGAGCAGGCGCTCGTCATCTACCGCGCCCACGAAGACGAGCTCGGAATGGCGCGCTGCCTCAGCGGTCTTGGCGCGGTGACGAGCGCCCGCCGCGACTTCGCCGCCGGGGCCAAGCACCTGCACGAAGCCCAGGGGCTGTTCCGAAGGCTGGGCGATCGGCGCGGATTGGCCGCCACGCTCAACAATCTGGGCGCCGCGGCGTGGAACCAGGGGGACCTCGACAGCGCCGGCCGCGCGGTCGGCGAAGCGCTGGATCTGTCGCGCGAGTCGGGCGACCTCAACAACGTGGCTCAGCTCTCGGTGACCATGGCCTTCATCGACACGCGTCTCCGCCGCGCCGATTCCGCGCGCCGTCATCTGCGCGAGTGCCTCTCGACGCTCGGCGCGCTCGGCGCTCGTCACAGCAGCGCCGGCGGGGCTTTGCTCGCCTCCGCCGAGCTGGCCACGCTGGAAGGGCGTTTCGCGGACTGCGTGCGGTGGCTCGGGGCGGCCGATCTCGTGCTCGAGCGGATCGGCCTGGTGTTCGACGAGCAGGACGTCTGGTGGAAGGAACGCGAGCGGTGCCGGAAGGAGTGCGGTGTGCATCTCGGCGAGGAGGCGGCCGAGCGCGAATACCAGGCAGGACGTGCGATCGAAGCCGAGCAGGCGCTGAGTCTGGCGTTGGCGAGCCTCGATGCGGCGGAGGCTCCGGCGACGCTCTGACGCTCAGCGCACCACGAACTTTCCGCTGGCGCGCGTCTCGTGACCGGCGCGATCGACCGCGACCACGACGTAATCATGCGAGCCCGCCGCCGGGCGCTGTCGCGGGCGCCAGCGCAGCGTGGCGCGCTCGGGGTCCCACTCGGAGGGCACGCGCCGGCCGTCGATCTCGAAGCGAGTCTGCGATGGATCGATGCCCGATCCACGGTCGCTCACCGAGCAGCGCAACGACCACGCATTCGGCGCCGGCGTGGGAATGCGCGCCTGCCGCACGGGACCGACGCGCGGCGCCGCCTGATCCTCGAACATCGCGAAGCGTCCGAGCCCGCGAACGCTGGCCGAGGCCTCGCTGCCGCCAAGCTCACTGCCGCTGTCTTCGCTGTCGCTTCCCGAGCTGAGCGCCGCCCATCCGCCGCGCAGTCGGTACAGCTCGCCGCCGTTCTTCGCGCCGCGGTGGCTCAGCTCGACGCGCGCCGGACGCAGGATCGGCAGCGTCGCCGGTCCCACTTCGAAGGCCGCGCTGCGCGGAGCGAGCCCGGTGGTCGCGGCCGGCGTGCCCAGCGTGTCGACCACGAGGAAGGTCGACGCGAACACGGCGCGCTCGGGAATGGTGAAGGCGAACGACGACGAATCGCGCTCGGCGGAGAGCACGGCCTCCTGCTGCGCCGAGACCGGAACGATGCGGACCGGCTCTCGTTCCTCCCAGGGTCCGGACGCGGTGCGTCCGGTGGCGACGAACGACGAGGCGCCGAGCGGCACGCGCACCACGGCCACCCACCGATTGCCGTCGGGGCTCGCCGGCCTCAGCGCCTGCGACTTGCCTTCGAGCCCGACCATCACCTCACGCGAGCCGACCGGCGCGCCGGAGAAGCGGACGCGCACGAACGGTCCGTCGACCGGCATCAGCTCGAAGCGTCGAGCCGGCCGCCCGCGCGCGGCCGTGGCGGGGAAGGTCTCGCCGGCCCGTGGAGGCCTGAGCACCAGCCGCCGCTCCGTCCCGTTGCCCGCGGCGTCGGCGGCCCGGAGCGTGAGCATGCGCGGCGGATCCCCCGGGCCGACCGCGAGCACGCCGGCGATCGGACCTTGTGACGACGAGCGCATCATCGCCGGCCGGTAATCGGCGCCGAACCACAGCGCGATCGGTTTCCAGAATCCCACCCGTCCCGCGCCGTCGTAGACCCAGTCCACCGCGGGCATCTGATCATCCCAGGCGATGCGGTCGAAGCGGCACTCCACCTGTTTTCCATCCCAGTCGAGGCCCACCGTGTAGGGCGCCACGCGCGATCCGCTGCTCACGCCATCGGTCACCGCGGCCCATGCCCGCACGCGTCCCTGCACCACGACCGTGTCGAGCCCAGGCCCGAGCACGAGCGTGCGCGGCGCAGCGCTGCCGCGCACGTACGAGGAGTCGTCGAGCGGCTCGAGGATCACGCGATGGAGCAGAGGCGCCGAGCTGTCGGGCACCGACAGCCCGAAGCGCAGCGGG
This is a stretch of genomic DNA from Candidatus Eisenbacteria bacterium. It encodes these proteins:
- a CDS encoding M23 family metallopeptidase codes for the protein ITATFGEYRRGHFHAGTDFSTERHIGKPVYAPASGEVQRVQSSGSGFGNNLMIRTRDGRSILLAHLDAFDEPIASYLAAVQESTGRYDQTLQPEPGRFPVTAGQRVAWSGESGAGPPHLHMEIRFGDLAYNPLRFGLSVPDSSAPLLHRVILEPLDDSSYVRGSAAPRTLVLGPGLDTVVVQGRVRAWAAVTDGVSSGSRVAPYTVGLDWDGKQVECRFDRIAWDDQMPAVDWVYDGAGRVGFWKPIALWFGADYRPAMMRSSSQGPIAGVLAVGPGDPPRMLTLRAADAAGNGTERRLVLRPPRAGETFPATAARGRPARRFELMPVDGPFVRVRFSGAPVGSREVMVGLEGKSQALRPASPDGNRWVAVVRVPLGASSFVATGRTASGPWEEREPVRIVPVSAQQEAVLSAERDSSSFAFTIPERAVFASTFLVVDTLGTPAATTGLAPRSAAFEVGPATLPILRPARVELSHRGAKNGGELYRLRGGWAALSSGSDSEDSGSELGGSEASASVRGLGRFAMFEDQAAPRVGPVRQARIPTPAPNAWSLRCSVSDRGSGIDPSQTRFEIDGRRVPSEWDPERATLRWRPRQRPAAGSHDYVVVAVDRAGHETRASGKFVVR